The following coding sequences are from one Lycium ferocissimum isolate CSIRO_LF1 chromosome 3, AGI_CSIRO_Lferr_CH_V1, whole genome shotgun sequence window:
- the LOC132050724 gene encoding serine/threonine-protein kinase WNK8-like — protein sequence MGFELYRVVEKSPCGRFIRYDQLLGGGAYKEVYIGYDRVEEIEVAWNQIVYYGDDETLKNPEKLFSEAIMLKSLNHERVMKCFKYWFDSKSKTLNIITELFPSGSLKKYLSMYDNGVGVDLASIKNWGKQILEGLSFLHSQSPKIIHRDIKCDNVFVDSDGKQVKLGDFGLAVSLTEGDFMKEKEAKGSPEFMAPECYDGEYNELVDIYSFGMCLLEMVTGEYPYMECSTPIHIFKKVYTGIKPASLGKVKDSRVKDIIEKCMLPMSDRPSAEELLKDPFFLYNGGLSTLEACAPAASFLSSPPFRGLHCCARDIRNLYLV from the coding sequence ATGGGTTTTGAGTTATACAGAGTTGTTGAGAAATCTCCATGTGGTAGGTTTATTAGATATGATCAACTGTTAGGTGGTGGTGCTTACAAAGAAGTGTATATAGGGTATGATCGTGTTGAGGAAATAGAAGTTGCATGGAACCAAATCGTTTATTATGGAGATGATGAAACGTTAAAAAACCCCGAAAAGTTGTTTTCTGAAGCTATTATGTTGAAGTCTTTAAACCATGAAAGGgttatgaagtgttttaagtaTTGGTTTGATTCAAAGTCCAAAACCCTAAACATTATCACTGAGTTATTCCCCTCAGGCAGCTTGAAGAAGTACCTGTCGATGTATGATAATGGCGTTGGCGTTGATTTAGCGAGTATCAAGAATTGGGGGAAGCAGATTCTTGAAGGTTTGAGCTTTCTACATAGCCAGAGCCCAAAGATTATTCATAGAGACATCAAGTGTGACAATGTGTTTGTTGATAGTGATGGGAAGCAAGTCAAGCTTGGAGATTTTGGGTTGGCGGTTAGTCTTACGGAGGGTGATTTCATGAAAGAGAAAGAGGCTAAGGGTAGTCCTGAATTCATGGCTCCAGAGTGTTATGACGGGGAATACAATGAGCTGGTGGATATATATTCATTCGGGATGTGTCTTCTTGAGATGGTTACGGGTGAATATCCGTATATGGAATGCAGCACTCCGATACACATATTTAAGAAAGTGTACACCGGTATAAAGCCTGCATCACTCGGAAAGGTAAAGGATTCCAGAGTGAAGGATATAATCGAAAAGTGTATGCTTCCCATGTCTGATAGGCCGTCTGCGGAAGAGTTGCTGAAGGATCCGTTCTTTCTATACAATGGTGGATTATCGACGTTGGAGGCTTGTGCTCCCGCTGCCAGTTTTCTTAGTAGTCCTCCTTTCAGGGGATTACATTGTTGTGCTAGGGATATTAGGAATTTGTATTTGGTGTGA